Genomic segment of bacterium:
ATTTTGTTTTTTTTCTTTTTTTCTAAACTAAGTTGGTTATAATCTTGGTAGATCAAGCTATCAGAAGCAGGGTCCCATTCTTGATAGTCTATGCCATTTAATAAGCCGTGAATAGTCTTATGGTGAAAGGAAAGAACTGTTTCTAATCCATATCCATATAAAGGGGTTTGAATCTCTTTAGCGTATTCTTTACTCACCGTATTAATGGCATCGGCATAAACAATGCCTCCTTTTAAAAGATTGACTTTTCCATAAAATTCTAATTGATCGAAGGTAAAAAAATCCCACCCTAAATTAGTAGTAAGCATTTCAGGAGCTTCAAACAATCCTTGATAAGCGATATTATGGATGGTAAGCAAGGTTCTTATTTTTTGATAGTTTTTTTCTTGACTATAAATGCTCTTTAGATAAACAGGAACTAAACCTGTCTGCCAATCATTACAATGAATGACCTCAGGAAACCAGTCAATTAACTTTAAAAGTTTTAAGACTGCTTGGGAAAATAAAGCAAAACGAGCGGCGTTGTCAGGATAAGCATCTTCGCAAGTTCCATAAAGACCGTCGCGATGAAAATAAGAGTCATTTTGGACAAAATAAAAAGGAACACCGTGAAAAACCTTAGATTTTATCGTAACCTTTTTAGTGGACGGGCCTATTTTTACTTTAAAACTACCCTCTAATTTTAAATCTTGGTCCTGAATGGACTTATATTTAGGAAGAATAACTCTAATATCTAGACTTGGATCTTGTTTTTTTAAATTTTGAGGTAATGTTCCGGCTACATCTGCTAATCCACCAGTCTTAGCAAAAGGAACTGCTTCTGAAGCCGCTAATAATATCTTCATCTTTTATCTCCTTAATCTTTATCTGAACTAATATTGCTTCAATTTCCAAGATTCTGGCAAGAATATTTTTTTATATAGAGAAATGACTTCTCGGTCGCTTAAGATAGAAAGATAGTCACAAATTAGCCTCTCTTTCTCGTGTTGATTCATAATATAACTAAATTCTTCCAAGACTGTCTTTGGATTTTCTAAAAAGTAAAAGTATAACTCTTTTATCACTCTTTCAGCTTTAATTCCCTGAGTTTTAATTCTAGGATGAGTATAAACTTCCTGGTATAAATAACTTCTAAGCTGATCGGTCGTTTTTAATACTTCATCACTCATCGAAATAAAGTTTTTGTCTTTGCTATTTATGATTACATCATAGACCATCGTATTAATTCTTTCCGAATGCCTTCTACCCAGTATCTTTAAGCACTCATGGGGTAGATCGGACATCTTAATCATCCGAGCTTGAATGGTATCTTCAATATCGTGATTAATATAAGTAATGCTATCGGCTAACCTGACAATAGTTCCTTCTAAAGTTACTGGTCGTAATTCTTCAGGTTCAATATATAAACTTGAGGAACCACGAGTATGTTTTAAGATACCATCTCTTACTTCATAGGTTAAATTTAAGCCTTGGCCATTCTTTTCTAATACTTCCACCACTCGTAAACTTTGTTCATGATGGCGAAAACCACTTGGAGATACCTCATTTAAGGCTGATTCTCCTATATGACCAAAAGGAGAATGTCCTAAATCATGACCTAAGGCAATAGCTTCAGTTAAATCTTCATTTAAACGCAAAGCTTTAGCAATAGTTCGAGCTATTTGAGAAACCTCGATAGTATGAATAAGTCTGGTGCATATTTGTTCCACTTCAGGAAATAACAAGACTTGAGTTTTATACTTTAATTGCTTAAAAGCCTTAGAATGAATAATTCGATCTCGGTCTCTTTGAAAACAAGTGCGGACATCACATTCTTTTTCTTTTTCTTTTCTTCCTTGGCTTTTTGCAGAAAGCATGGCATAAAAAGAAAGCTCTTCTCTTTCCCTTTTTTCGAATAGTTCACGCACGATCATAAAAGCTCCTAATTATTCTAATAACAAATCTTTTTCTAAGTAAGGCAAGTAACTACTTTTAAGATTTTGAATCAGTCTTTGGTTTTCTTCTTTTTGCAAAAGAGGATCTAAGGTAAATAACCGATCTACCTGGCTTTTGGCTTTTTTTAAGTAATCTACATCTCTAATGATATTAGCTAATCTTAATTCAGGCAGTCCATGTTGTCTTGTTCCGAAAAACTCCCCCGGTCCTCGTATTTCAAAATCAACTTCAGCAATCTTAAAACCATCGTTAGTCCCGATCATGGTCTTTAATCTCTTAATAGCATCTATTTGATTTAAATCAAACTCTTTCTCTTTGAAGGAAGAAGAGTTTACCTCTGCAGAGATGTGTTTTTTGGTAATAAAAAGACAGTAAGACTTATTCTCACCTCGTCCAATCCTACCTCTAAGTTGGTGAAGCTGAGAAAGACCAAATCTTTCTGCATGTTCAATCAGCATCACCGTAGCATTAGGAATATCAATGCCTACTTCAATCACGGTAGTAGAGACCAAGATATCAATTTCTTGATCTTTAAACTTATTCATTACTTCTTCTTTTTCAGAAACTTTCATCCTTCCATGAAGAAGTCCTAACTTAAATTCCTTAAATACTTCTTTTTGAAGCTCTTCTACCATCTTGGTAGCTGATTTTAAGTTCAGCTCTTTAGATTCTTCAACCAAAGGATAGACAAGATAAGCTTGCCTTCCTTTTGAAATTTCCTTTTTCATGAATTCATAAATCTTATTTAAGTCATCTTCACTTCGGCAGAAACTTCTTATTTCTTGGCGATTAGGAGGAAGCTCTGAAATAGTGGAGATATCTAAGTCTCCATACAAAGTTAAAGCTAAAGTTCGAGGGATAGGAGTAGCGCTCATTACTAAGATATCAGGTTTTTTTTGGTCTTGACCCTTTTTTTGGAGAGATAATCTTTGCATTACTCCAAAGCGATGTTGTTCATCAATGATACACAGACCTAAACGATGATAACTTACTCCTTTTTGAATTAAGGAATGGGTGCCAAGAATGAGTTTAGTTTGACCACTTTTTAATTCTTGTAAGATTTCTCTTCTGATTTTACCTTTAACGCTACTGGTAAGCAAAGCTACCTTTACTTCTGTCTCCTTGAGAAATTTTTTTATATTTAAGTAATGTTGCTCGGCTAAGACTTCGGTAGGGACCATAAAAGCTACTTGATAGCCGTTCTTAATAGCAATCAAGGAGGAAATGATAGCTACGACTGTCTTTCCAGAACCAACATCACCATGAATTAAACGACACATAGGAAAACTACTCTGCAGGTCTATTATAATTTCCTTGATAACTTTATTTTGAGCAGAAGTAAGGGAAAAAGGAAATAAGGAGTAAAAAGAGTTTAACTCATCTTGGTTGACTAGATACTTTATTCCAAGCTCTTCTTGCTTAACCTTGTGACGAAGATACCCAAAAGCTAATTGAAGATAAAAGAGCTCTTCAAAGACCAACCGCTCTTTAGCTTTTTTATACATCGACCAATTAGCAGGAAAATGAATATCTTGTAAGGCAGTCTTTAGGTCAATTAAGAAATGTTCTTTTAAGATATACTCGGGAAGAGTTTCCTCAATTTCGCTTAAATAAAGATCGCCAACGCTTTTTATGGTTTTACGAAGAAATCTTTGCCAATAAGAAGGTATGTTACTGGTAAGGCGATAGATAGGAACAATTCTTTTATTATGGATAAACTCATCTTCTTTTTCAAGCATCTCATATTCAAAATTAGACATTTGAAGGGCTTGACGGTATCTTCGAACTATTCCTGAAGCAACGATCTTACTTCCTATAGGTAAGTATTTTTCAATATAAGGTTGGTTAAAAAAGGATAAAGTAATTATGCCGGTGTCATCGCCAATCACTACTTTAGTTACTTTAATCTTTTTTCGGGGAAAACTACTCTTTAGGTGTCTTATGACCACCCCACAAATAGTCTCTTTTTCTCCTTCTTTAAGACTAAAGATAGATCTTATTTCAGTCCGATCTTGATAAATTCTAGGAAAATAATAGAGTAGATCTTTTATCGTTTCAATGCCTAACTTAGAAAAGATCTTAGCTCTTTGAGGTCCTATCCCTTTCAGATATTGAATGGAGCTATTCAAGCTCTTAGCCATTTACTTTTTTCGCTCTATTTTTATAGCTGTAAAATCTATTTAACCATTTAAGACTAAATGGAGATATTTAAGATTTAATCTATTTACTAGCCATTTACTTTTTTACTTTTTTTTACTTTTTTCGCTCAATCTCTACGCCGGTAAAATCTACTTGGCCACCTAAGTTAAGGTGATATTTCTTTATTCTTACCCCGACGGAAAGAAGATTAAAATTTTGTAAAATTTCCTTAGCGATCTCTTCCGCTAAAGCTTCAATTAAAGAAAAACTCTTTTCTTCGCAAATCTTCTTTATTAATTTATAAACTTCTTGATAATTAATAGTAAAAGCTAAATCATCGCTCTGGCCAGCTTTTTTTAAATCTAAATTAAGATCTAAGTCAACTACTATCTTTTGACCTAATTTACGTTCTTCTTCATAGACACCATGAGCGCCAAAAAAAGCCATACCAGAAAGAATAATCTTATCTTTCATCTTAATTACCTTGAAACTTAGTTTCTAAACTTTCTTGTTGGACAAAAGCTAAAAATGCTTTTTGGTGGAATTATACTGCTCGTAAACTTATTTTGCTTGAGTACCTTGAGTGCAATTAGATATTATTGCTTTTTCTACCTTTTTTAAGAGACTAAGGGGTAAGAAAGGCTTGGTGAGATAATCAACGACTCCTTCTTTTTTAGCTCTCTTTTCATTTTCTTCTTCGGATTTAGCGGTAAGAATAATCACTGGAATTGGAGAGGTCTTTAGGCATCCCTTAAGCTTTTTACATACTTCCCATCCATCCATCACGGGCATCATAATATCTAGTAAGATAAGATCTGGCTGATCTTTATCTGCTCTTTCCAGTCCTTCTTTTCCATTAAATGTTTCTATCACCTGATAGTGGGCAATTTCAAGAAGAAGTTTGAGGACTCCAACAATATCTGGATCATCATCTATGATTAAAATCTTTTTCATTTTCTTTAGATTACTTCTTTTTTAGGTAAAGTAAAGACAAATTTACTACCCTTATCTTTTTCTGAGTTAACCTTAATAGTGCCTCCAGAATTTTCTATAATCTTTTTAACGATCGCTAACCCCAGCCCCAGTCCTTCATATTCTCTTTTATCAGACATATCTATTTGATAAAAACTTTCAAACATCTTTTCCTGACGTTCCGCAGCAATACCAATACCAGTATCTTCTACAAAACCTTGAAGATAACTACCTTTATCTATCAATCCAATTGTAACCTTATTAAAAGAATTAGCCGGCGTAAATTTTATGGCATTATCCATTAATTTGCTAAAGATTTCCTTAGCTTTCTTGCCGTTATACCTAACCAAGGGAAAGTTAGTGTCTATTTGAGCTTGGAGAATGATTTGTTTTCCTTGAGCTGCTTGAGTAAAGGTAGAGACTACTTCTTCTATTATCTTTTTAAAATTTACTACTTCTTCTTCGAGTTTATCTCCTTCTCTTTGTTCTGCCTTAGAGAAAGCTAAGATATTACCAATTAATTTCCTTAGTCTTTCAGATCTTTTCATCATGATCTTAAGACCTTCTTCTTGGGCAGAATTATACTCACCTAAGGTCTTTTGAAGAAATAAGTTAAGATAACCTATAATCACTGTTAAGGGAGTTTGTAGTTCATGGGAAACCACCGCTAAAAAGTTAGATTTAGTTTCATTGGCTATTTGTAACTGAATAGCTCTTTTTTCTAATTCCAGAGCATATTTTTTTAATTCGGTAAATAACTTAGTATTTTCTAAAGCAAGGGCTATTTCACTACTTAGAGTAGAAAGAAAGACCAATTCGTCATTACTATAAACCTTACTACTTAATTTTGATCCTAAATTTAATATACCTATTAACTTTTCTTTAAAGATAATAGGAATAGAGATGATCATTCTTAGCTTTTCGATAACATTCGTCAAAACTTCCTTGACGTCATTAAATTCTGGGTTTTCTTTGACTTCTTCTTTTAATAATTCTCTTTTTTCTTGATTAAACCAATGAACAATAGGATGATCTTCTTTGAAGACTTCTGATTTATCGTAATCTCCAAAAGTAAATTCTGGTTTATATACACCCTTAGATTGATCGAATAACATGATGGCTGCATATTGAGGATGAATAACTTTCTTAATAACATTAAGGACTAATAAAAATAGATCTTCTCGATCCAGGGTAGTGGAAATATCACTACTTACCTTCTTTAAAATTTGTTGAAGATTATGCTTTTCTCGATAAAATCTTTTATCTACCAGAAGCTGGATTTTTTCTCTGATAGGTTGAAAGATAAAGATAATAATGACGATGGTTAAAACTCGAGCGTAGAGAGTTTCAAAATGTAAAACTCCTTCAAAGATAAAGATAGCCAGTAACCAAATAGTAGTTACCAAGGTAGTTAATAAAGAATAAATTATTCCTTTTTGGATAATGAGAGAGATATCCATTAATCGATATTTAATAATCGCGTAGGTAATTATCAAAGCATAAATAATAATAGCTAAATGAGCTAAAGGATATACTTTTAGCCCCATCACTAATAAAATATTAGTGATACTACTTATAAAAATAATAAACATACCTCCAAAGACATAACTTATTCGATTCTTTTCCAATAAAGATTCAGAGATCTGATATCTTTTATACAAAAGATAGACTCCATATGAAACAAAGAAGAGGAAAGTAAGATTAAAGAAAGGGGCGGCTTTGCCAGCTACCGGTTGATAGCTGCCAAAAACAAAAATTACATCTGAAACAGTAGCCAAAGACTTTATCTGATCAGTAATATTGAAGAGTAGTCCTAAAATATAAGCGGTAGAACATATTATCTTATTTCTCTTGCTTTGATCATCAATAAGCGTTAAGACAAAATAAAAAAAGTTACCAAAGCTAAAGAAGAGTCCAAAATGAAGAATACGAACACCGGTCATAGCCATTTGTTTATCTGAAGCAATAGTCATCATAAACATACCTATACTCCAGATGACAATGGAAGCTTCAAATAAGGCAAAGGCTCTGTTTCGTTGGCTCTTAATATTTTTGCTAAGAACAAAGAGACCCAGAAGTAAATGAACAAAGCCGGCAATAAAAAGGGTTACTGTGTAAAAACCCATACCGAATTTGGATCCTCTCTAAATTTCAGTGGTGTTCTTGAATAGTTAACTTGTGTAAGATGGAGATAAATTTATTTTAAATTGCAAATCTTGATAAAAAGTTTACTTAAAAAAAGAATAATTCCAAGAAAAGAACTTACTTGGCCAATAATAAGGTAAAAAAATAAAAAAAGCAAGTAATTTGCGAGAAAAGTCAGCAATTCTAATTATGAAAATTTCTTTTTATTCTATAGGTAATTTAAGACAATATGCCCCTTTGCCAATTAGTTAATGAAGACCAATTTACTATTTAAGGAAAGGGACAAAGTGGTTAATTTGTTTTGTAAAATCTTATAATGAGAATTGCTGAAAAACATCTTGACACTATTTAAGCTATTCCCTATAATAAAAATAATAAAAGTTTTAGTTATTTTTTGCTGGTTCTCTTTAAAGGTAATGATTTTACTTACCTTCTTACATCGGGCAGACTAACTTTCTTAAACACGGAAGGTGAGCCCTGACGACTAATGGCTGACGGCTGAACGTTGGCCTTTATATTTTATTTATTTTACCAATTTTTTTGAAGATTCTAATAAAGATAATTCTTGGTAAGGAAAGTGGTAAAGAAAGGAAGTTTTAAGTGAAGAATATAGGTATACTTACTGGTGGAGGAGATGCTCCTGGCTTAAATGCAGTAATTCGAGCGGTAGTCTACAAAGCTTCTTCTTTGGGTATCTCGGTGCTTGGAATTAAAGAAGGTTGGGCTGGACTTTTAAAAGGGGAAGCCACCTTATTAAGTAAAGAAGAAGTAGCCGATATTTATAGTTTAGGAGGAACAATTATTGGAACTTCACGAACTAATCCTTATAAGATTGAAGGTGGAAGTAAAAAAGCTATAGAGAATTTTAATAAATTAGGGTTAGATGCCTTAATTGCGGCGGGAGGAGAAGATACTTTAGGAGTAGCCAACAAACTTTTTCAGGAAGGCTTAAGAGTAGTTGGGGTGCCTAAAACTATCGATAATGACCTTTCTTGTACTGACTATACATTTGGTTTTGATACCGCTGTTTCTATTGCTACGGAAGCCATTGACCGGCTACACACCACGGCTAAATCACATCGTCGCTCTTTGGTGGTAGAAATTATGGGCAGACATGCAGGTTGGATAACTTTGATGGCTGGTTTAGCAGGCGGAGCTCACTATATAATAATTCCAGAAGTACCTTTTGATATAAGTGAAGTCTGCCAATTAGTAAAAGAAAGAGTAGAAAAAGGAAAGCTTTATACCATTATTGCTGTTTCTGAAGGGGCCAGGTTTGCTACTGATCAAGAAAAAACAGGGCATTTTCTTCAAAATCAAGAATTAGATGCCTTTGGCCATGTAAGATTGGGTGGAATTGGAAAGACTTTAGAGAAGATTATCGAGAAAGAGACTAAAGTCGAGACTCGTTCTGTAGTCTTAGGTCATTTACAAAGAGGAGGTTCTCCTACTGCTTTTGATCGTAATTTAGGTACCAGATTAGGTATAAAAGCAGTGGAATTAGCCAAAGAAGGAAGATTTGGATATTTAGCTTGCCTTTACGAGAATAAGATTACCGCGATGCCCTTAAGTGAGGCGGTGGGTAAGATCAAGACAGTAGATCCAGAGTTATATGAAATAGCTAAGACATTTTTTAGTTAAGGAGGAATGATGATTTATAAGCTATACCAAAATGTTAAAGATTTAATAACTTCTACCGGCGATATCATTAAGATTTCTAAAGATGGAGTATTAATCATCTTAA
This window contains:
- a CDS encoding GAF domain-containing sensor histidine kinase; amino-acid sequence: MGFYTVTLFIAGFVHLLLGLFVLSKNIKSQRNRAFALFEASIVIWSIGMFMMTIASDKQMAMTGVRILHFGLFFSFGNFFYFVLTLIDDQSKRNKIICSTAYILGLLFNITDQIKSLATVSDVIFVFGSYQPVAGKAAPFFNLTFLFFVSYGVYLLYKRYQISESLLEKNRISYVFGGMFIIFISSITNILLVMGLKVYPLAHLAIIIYALIITYAIIKYRLMDISLIIQKGIIYSLLTTLVTTIWLLAIFIFEGVLHFETLYARVLTIVIIIFIFQPIREKIQLLVDKRFYREKHNLQQILKKVSSDISTTLDREDLFLLVLNVIKKVIHPQYAAIMLFDQSKGVYKPEFTFGDYDKSEVFKEDHPIVHWFNQEKRELLKEEVKENPEFNDVKEVLTNVIEKLRMIISIPIIFKEKLIGILNLGSKLSSKVYSNDELVFLSTLSSEIALALENTKLFTELKKYALELEKRAIQLQIANETKSNFLAVVSHELQTPLTVIIGYLNLFLQKTLGEYNSAQEEGLKIMMKRSERLRKLIGNILAFSKAEQREGDKLEEEVVNFKKIIEEVVSTFTQAAQGKQIILQAQIDTNFPLVRYNGKKAKEIFSKLMDNAIKFTPANSFNKVTIGLIDKGSYLQGFVEDTGIGIAAERQEKMFESFYQIDMSDKREYEGLGLGLAIVKKIIENSGGTIKVNSEKDKGSKFVFTLPKKEVI
- a CDS encoding 6-phosphofructokinase — translated: MKNIGILTGGGDAPGLNAVIRAVVYKASSLGISVLGIKEGWAGLLKGEATLLSKEEVADIYSLGGTIIGTSRTNPYKIEGGSKKAIENFNKLGLDALIAAGGEDTLGVANKLFQEGLRVVGVPKTIDNDLSCTDYTFGFDTAVSIATEAIDRLHTTAKSHRRSLVVEIMGRHAGWITLMAGLAGGAHYIIIPEVPFDISEVCQLVKERVEKGKLYTIIAVSEGARFATDQEKTGHFLQNQELDAFGHVRLGGIGKTLEKIIEKETKVETRSVVLGHLQRGGSPTAFDRNLGTRLGIKAVELAKEGRFGYLACLYENKITAMPLSEAVGKIKTVDPELYEIAKTFFS
- the glgA gene encoding glycogen synthase GlgA, whose protein sequence is MKILLAASEAVPFAKTGGLADVAGTLPQNLKKQDPSLDIRVILPKYKSIQDQDLKLEGSFKVKIGPSTKKVTIKSKVFHGVPFYFVQNDSYFHRDGLYGTCEDAYPDNAARFALFSQAVLKLLKLIDWFPEVIHCNDWQTGLVPVYLKSIYSQEKNYQKIRTLLTIHNIAYQGLFEAPEMLTTNLGWDFFTFDQLEFYGKVNLLKGGIVYADAINTVSKEYAKEIQTPLYGYGLETVLSFHHKTIHGLLNGIDYQEWDPASDSLIYQDYNQLSLEKKKKNKISLLKELNLPYQENIPLVGIVSRLTYQKGFDLLSEAIDKIMKLNLYLIVLGKGEKIYQDLFISMANKYPDKLRVKIDFDDPLGHKIYAASDMFLMPSRYEPCGLGQLISFRYGCVPIVHKIGGLSDTVVEFNFEQENQGNGFTFSKFSPFGLLRTIKKALKTYQDPKIWSRLAKRGMSLDFSWSRSAKKYIKLYEKIYLAKKT
- a CDS encoding deoxyguanosinetriphosphate triphosphohydrolase, which produces MIVRELFEKREREELSFYAMLSAKSQGRKEKEKECDVRTCFQRDRDRIIHSKAFKQLKYKTQVLLFPEVEQICTRLIHTIEVSQIARTIAKALRLNEDLTEAIALGHDLGHSPFGHIGESALNEVSPSGFRHHEQSLRVVEVLEKNGQGLNLTYEVRDGILKHTRGSSSLYIEPEELRPVTLEGTIVRLADSITYINHDIEDTIQARMIKMSDLPHECLKILGRRHSERINTMVYDVIINSKDKNFISMSDEVLKTTDQLRSYLYQEVYTHPRIKTQGIKAERVIKELYFYFLENPKTVLEEFSYIMNQHEKERLICDYLSILSDREVISLYKKIFLPESWKLKQY
- a CDS encoding response regulator: MKKILIIDDDPDIVGVLKLLLEIAHYQVIETFNGKEGLERADKDQPDLILLDIMMPVMDGWEVCKKLKGCLKTSPIPVIILTAKSEEENEKRAKKEGVVDYLTKPFLPLSLLKKVEKAIISNCTQGTQAK
- the recG gene encoding ATP-dependent DNA helicase RecG; this translates as MAKSLNSSIQYLKGIGPQRAKIFSKLGIETIKDLLYYFPRIYQDRTEIRSIFSLKEGEKETICGVVIRHLKSSFPRKKIKVTKVVIGDDTGIITLSFFNQPYIEKYLPIGSKIVASGIVRRYRQALQMSNFEYEMLEKEDEFIHNKRIVPIYRLTSNIPSYWQRFLRKTIKSVGDLYLSEIEETLPEYILKEHFLIDLKTALQDIHFPANWSMYKKAKERLVFEELFYLQLAFGYLRHKVKQEELGIKYLVNQDELNSFYSLFPFSLTSAQNKVIKEIIIDLQSSFPMCRLIHGDVGSGKTVVAIISSLIAIKNGYQVAFMVPTEVLAEQHYLNIKKFLKETEVKVALLTSSVKGKIRREILQELKSGQTKLILGTHSLIQKGVSYHRLGLCIIDEQHRFGVMQRLSLQKKGQDQKKPDILVMSATPIPRTLALTLYGDLDISTISELPPNRQEIRSFCRSEDDLNKIYEFMKKEISKGRQAYLVYPLVEESKELNLKSATKMVEELQKEVFKEFKLGLLHGRMKVSEKEEVMNKFKDQEIDILVSTTVIEVGIDIPNATVMLIEHAERFGLSQLHQLRGRIGRGENKSYCLFITKKHISAEVNSSSFKEKEFDLNQIDAIKRLKTMIGTNDGFKIAEVDFEIRGPGEFFGTRQHGLPELRLANIIRDVDYLKKAKSQVDRLFTLDPLLQKEENQRLIQNLKSSYLPYLEKDLLLE
- the folB gene encoding dihydroneopterin aldolase encodes the protein MKDKIILSGMAFFGAHGVYEEERKLGQKIVVDLDLNLDLKKAGQSDDLAFTINYQEVYKLIKKICEEKSFSLIEALAEEIAKEILQNFNLLSVGVRIKKYHLNLGGQVDFTGVEIERKK